ACTGGCCACGGCGGGCGGCACCGTGGCCGGTACCATCGGCGCGATGCTCATCATGCCCGCGGTGCTGGCGGGGTGGAAGCGCCGCGCCTAAGCTCCCGGGATGCCGACCATCCTCAAGACGACGCTCCTGCTCATGGCGTCGAACCTGTTCATGACGTTCGCGTGGTACGGGCACCTGAAGCACCAGGCGAACAAGGCGTGGTACGTCGCGGCACTGGTCAGTTGGGGGATCGCACTCTTCGAATACCTCCTGCAGGTGCCCGCCAATCGCATCGGATACACGGCACTCTCGCTCGGCCAGCTGAAGATGCTGCAGGAGATCATCGCAATCGGTGTGTTCATCCCTTTCGCGGTGTACTACATGAAGCAGCCCATCCGGTCCGATTTCATCTGGGCCGGACTCTGCCTGCTCGGCGCGGTGTACTTCGTATTCCGCGGACAGCCGGTCGCCGGGTGATCGTCCGGGACTCCTTCCCCCTCCCTCCGCTCTCTCCCTCTTCCCCTCGCCCCGTGTTCCCTTTCCCTCGCTCCTCGCTCCTTCTCGCCTGCGCCATCGCGCTCGCTCCAGCCACAGCGCGCGCGCAGGCCTCCGCGCCCACGGTCGTCATCATCGTCCGTCACGCCGACAAGGCCGCGCAGCCGGCGAACGACCCGCCGCTCACCGAGGTGGGCGTGGCACGTGCCGCCGCGCTCGCGGACTTCCTCAAGGACGCGCACGTCGGCGCCGTCCTCCACACCGCGACCACGCGCACCCGCGAGACCGCGCGTCCGACGTTCGAGCGGTTCGGCCTCACGCCCGAGATCATCCCCAACGGCCCGGCACCGGTCGTCGCCGCGGCGATCCGCGAGATGGTGGCCCGGCACGCGGGGAAGACCGTCCTGATCGTCGGGCACTCCAATACCGTGATGCCGTGGATCGCCGCCCTCGGAGGCCCGGAGCGCCCGAACCTTTGCGACCACCACTATGACGGCCTTTACACGGTGATCATCGGCGCGGGACCGACGCGAATGGTGGAGGCCCGGTTCGGTCCTCCGAACCCGGAGCCGACGGCCCCCTGCGCGACCATGCCGGGGCGACCCTGACAGAGTGGGGCGAGCGTTGCGGAAGTCCCTGCGGGACGGCAGATTACCCCCGTTCGCGCCCATCAATTGAGGCGCGGCTCCTGACTCCCGCCGGCTGGTCCTCGGAGACCTGCATAGATGGCTCGCCCCGCCTCGCCTGTCGCGTTCCTTGCCACCGCTGTCCTCCTCGCGCTCGCACCGGCTCAGGTCGACGCGCAGCGGCCCGCCCTCGCCGGCGAGAAGGCTCGCGTGGCGGAGGCGGTCAAGCGTGACCTGACCCGCCTCGCGGCGCTGCAGCGCACCTACCTCGGTCGCGCCAAGACGTTCGCGACCGATCCGAAGGACCTGAACTACACGCCGACCTCCGGCGCCGAGGTCAGCATCGCGTTCGCGTCGGCCAACGCGTGGGCGGCGAATGCCTCGCACCCGGCCCTCTCGCCGGTGAAGTGCTTCGTGATCATCTCGGCGAGTGACGCGGTGGATGCCCCGACCTCGCAGCCGTTCTGCACCGACGCCGAGCCGGGCACGGCGGCAGGGCGCGTCGCCGATGCCGGGAAGCAGCCGGTCGACACCCCGACGAAGGCCGTGGCGAACACGACGTCCGTGACGCCGATCCGTACCCCGGCGCCGCGCCCGAGCGCGCCGGCGACGCGTCGGCCGGCGCCGACGCGCGCGACGACGCCGGCCACGACGCCGGCTAGCACACCGGCCACCACGCCGGCGTCCGCCCCGAACACCCCGAGCCGTGCCCGCGTCGTCGCCCCGGCGGCGACGCCGGCCGCGGCCAGCACCGCCCGTGAGACGAACGCCGGCATCCGCATGATCACCCGCGACGCCGGCGAGACCAGCACCGCCGATCGCGTCGAGAGCGTCTCGCCGACGGAGTTCACGACGATCCTCAACGGCATGGCGCGCGATGCCATCGCCGTGATGGACGCGCCGCCGCCGCAGGTCCGCCGCGACCCGTACGAGAGCACGCCGGAGTTCGAGGCGCGCCGCGCTGCGGCGATGGCCGAGTACCAGGCGCGGGAGGCCGAGTACTTCCGCACCACCAAGCGCTCGTTCGTCGTCTCCCTCCCGGTGCGCAACGTGCGCTACGACGCCGACACCGAGATGCTCGAGTTCAACGTCGACGGCTTCCGCCTGCCGACCACGCGCGAGGGCCGCAGCCAGCTCACCGTCGCCTGCTTCACGCGACCGGTCTTCTGGTGCATGCCCGACTCGGGGATGACGTACGACGCGAACGACCTCTGGAAGGTGCCGCGCGCGACGGCGCGCCAGTTCGACGTGCTCCGCACGCCGCTCACGCTGACCGCGCGCTTCACGGTGGGGGGTCGCCCCGAGGGCGAGCGTGCCCTCGCGATCTCGCTCGTCGACATGGAGCTCCAGGCGCGCGGGCAGGTGGTGCAGCGTTGGGCCGGTCGCTGACCTTCGACGGAGAGCCCGGCTCGTGAGCATGCGGTGCCCGACCTGCGGGACGATGTACGGTGACGAAGCGCGCTTCTGCACGCGTGACGGCACCAAGCTCATGGCGTTCCAGCCGGGCGGGGCGCCCGCGGCTCCCGCAGCGCCTCCGGCGGGCAGCAACACCGCCGTCCGCCCCACCGCGCTTCGCGCGAATGACCCGGCGAAGTCCGGCGCGGCCTCGAGCCACGCCAACATGGCCGGCAAGGTCCTCGACCGCCGCTACCACATCGTCCGCAAGGTCGGCGAGGGCGGCATGTCCTACGTCTACCTCGCGCACGACGTCGCGACGCAGGAACGCTACGCCATCAAGATCCTCTCGCCGGCGCTGAGCAAGGACGAGAACGCGATGGCCCGCCTCAAGCGCGAGGCCGCGCTCGGCATCCGCCTCGCGCACCCGAACGTCTGCCACATCGTGCGCATGGGCGAGACCGAGGATGGCCTCGTCTATGTCGTCATGCCGTACGTCGAGGGCGAGATCCTCAGCGACCGCAACTATCGCGTCGGCAAGACCACCATCGCCGACTGCGTGAAGTTCATCAACGAGGTCGCCAACGGGCTCCATGTCGCGCACCAGCTCACGATCATCCATCGTGACCTGAAGCCCGAGAACATCATGATCTGCAAGAAGGCCGACGGCGTGGAGTACGCGGTCGTGATGGACTTCGGCCTCGCGAAGGAGCGGAAGGCCGGCGGCGAGCTGCAGAAGCTCACCGCCACGGGCATCATCCTCGGCACCCCCGAGTTCATGAGCCCCGAGCAGCTCCGCGGCAAGGCGCTCGACTCGCGCACCGACATCTACTCGCTCGCGCTCATGGCGTACGAGATGCTCACGAGCAAGCTGCCCTTCGAAGGGAAGAACCAGCAGGAGATGATGATCGCGCGGCTCCGCCTCGATCCTATCCCGGCGCGCAATCGTCGCCCCGATCTGCCGGAGGCGATGGATACCGCGCTCCTCAAGGCGATGGCCCGCGCCCCCGAGGACCGCTACCAGACCGCTCCCGAGTTCGCGCAGGCCCTGCGCGCCGCCGCCGGACTCTAGCCGCGCACCCACCCCTCACCGGGGTACCATCCCGATGCGCCCGATGCTCCTCCTCGCGCTGCTCCTCGTGGGCCGCGCGGCGTTGTCCGCCCAGCAGTCGAACGTCGACGTGCTGCGCTACCGATTCGACCTGCGCGTGCCCGATCGCGGCAGGGCGGTGCGCCTCTCCTCCGCGGTGCGCTTCGCGCGCGGCGAGGGCGTCGACACGCTCCGCCTCGACCTCCTCGCGCCGATGCGCGTCAGCCGCGCCCTCCTCGGCTGCGATGCGTCGTCGGCCGCCGCGGGCTTCACGCACGATGGGCGACAGGTGCGTGTCGCGCTCCCCGCTGTCGCCCCGTCGGGACGCATGGCGCCGGCCAATCCGGTCCAGGTCCCGGCCCCCGCGCGCGACACGCTCTGCGTGACCGTGTTCTACGAGGGCGAGCCGGCGGACGGCCTCATCATCTCCACCGATACCGCGGGCCGCTGGCGCGCCTTCGGCGACAACTGGCCCGACCGCGGCCGCCACTGGCTCGCGACGGTGGACCACCCGTCGGACAAGGCGCTCGTCGAGTTCGTCGTCGATGCCCCGGCGGTCCTCACCGTGGTCGCCAACGGCACGCGTCGCAGCATCACCGATGTTCCCGGCGCGCCGGGTCGGAAGCGGACCACCTGGGCGAGCGCCACGCCCATCCCGACCTACCTGATGGTCGTCGGCGTCGCGCCGCTCGTGGCGCACGACCTCGGCGAGACCGCCTGCGGACTCGCGTCCGTCGGACGCTGCGTCCCCCAGCGCGTCTACACCGCGCCGGAACAGGCGCGCTTCATGCCCGGCCACTTCGTCGAGGCCGATTCGATCCTGCGTTTCTTCGGGGCGCTCGTGGCGCCGTTCCCGTACGAGCAGCTCGCGCACGTGCAGTCGTCGACGCGATTCGGCGGGATGGAGAACGCCGGCGTGATCTTCTACGCCGACCGGCTCTTCCGCCGGCCGAATGGCCTCGAGGTGGGCCTCATCGCGCACGAGACCGCGCACCAGTGGTTCGGCGATGCGGTGACGGAGGAGCAGTGGGGGCACGTCTGGCTCTCCGAGGGGTTCGCGACCTACTTCGCCGCGCTCTACACCGAGCACTCGCGCGGGGACAGCGTTTTCCGCGCCGAGATGAACCGGATCCGCGAGCAGATCGTGAAGGACGACGTGGTCGCGCGCCGCCCGGTGCTCGACACGGCGCAGACGGTGCTACTCGAGCTCCTCAACACCAACAGCTACCAGAAGGGCGGGATGGTGCTCCACATGCTGCGGCGCGAGGTGGGCGACAGTGCCTTCTTCCGCGGCGTGCGGAGCTACTGGCTCGCCCACCGGCACGGCAATGCGCTCACCGGCGCGCTGCGCCAGCATCTGGAGCGCGAGGCGGGGCGCGACCTCGCCTGGTTCTTCGACCAGTGGCTCACCCGGCCGGGCTTCGCCGAGGTGACGCTCTCGCACGCGTGGGATGCGGCGCGCGGCGAACTCGTCGTCACGGCGCGGCAGACGGGCCGCCACGGCACGTATCGATTCCGCCTGCCGGTGGAGGTGCGCGCCGCGGACGGTGCGCGCAGCGTGGTCGTCATCGAGGTCCCCGCCGCCCAGGAGTCGGTGGTGCGCACCCGCGTCGAACTCGCCGGCGCGCCGAGTACCGTGACGTTCGATCCGTGGGGTGACGTGCTCGCGGTGCTCCGCACGCCGTGAGGGCGCGCGCGCTGCACATCGCGATCCTCGTCGCAGGCCTCCTCGCGACGACGGCGCCGACCGCCGCGGGGCAGGCGCCGCGGACGGCCTCGCCGGAGCGGCCGACGACCTCGCGCGAACTGCCCGTTGCCGCGCCGTCCCGCGCCGACTCGCTCCTCGCGCGCGGGCGCCTGCGCGCGGCCGAGGATGCGCTCTACGGAGCTGTGGACGCGGCCCCGCGTGCCCCGGCGGCCCGCGGGGAGCTCGGCCGCTACCTCGCATCGCGCGCGCGGTTCGTGATTGCCGACATCCTCTTCGGCGAGGCGCTGCGCTTCGGCGCCGACACGCCGAGCGTCGCGCAGGCGATGATGGCGGTCGCGGCCTTCCGTCCCGACGTCGATCGCCGCCGCATCCCCGGCGTGCGATTGCCGGCCGCCGAGGCGCAGCGCGAGGCCGCGCGGCTCGGGTTGCGCGCCGAGCGCGGCGACGCCGGGCCGGTGAGCGGCACGCCGGTGACGGTGCCGATGATCTTCCTCACCGACGGGCGTGCGATCGGGAGCTTCGAGGTCCGCGGTGCGGGCGGCACGGCGCGCGCGGTGCTCGATCCCGCCGTGCAGGGCGTGCGACTCGCGCGCGCGGACGACCCGGCGCTCAAGCCGCGCAGCTTCGGCGCGACCGCGCACGGAGCGCCGCTCCTCATCGCCGAGCTCTGGATCGGCGAACGTCGCCTACGCGGAGTGGAGGCGCGCGTGGATCGGGAGGTGCCGGAGGGGGAGGTGCGCATCGGCATCGACGTCCTCTGGCCGCTCCGTCCGATCTTCGACGAGCGCGAGGGGACCGTCTCCTTCACGCCCGAGGGGCGCCGCCGAGCGCCGGAGGGTGCGTTCCAGATCCCGCTGGCGCTCGCCTTCCCCGGGGTCTGGCTCGTGCCGACCGTGGGCGAGCCGCCGGTGGCCATCGCGTCGGTGCGTGGGCGGTCGCTCATGCGCGCGAGCCGCTGGTGGTGGGACGCGTCAGAGGCTACCATCGTCGTGCACCGCTGACCCCCGGAGCGCATGTCGAGCCTCGAATCCCGATTCCTCGCGTTCACGTCGCGCCTGATGATCCGGCG
This region of Gemmatimonadota bacterium genomic DNA includes:
- a CDS encoding serine/threonine protein kinase translates to MSMRCPTCGTMYGDEARFCTRDGTKLMAFQPGGAPAAPAAPPAGSNTAVRPTALRANDPAKSGAASSHANMAGKVLDRRYHIVRKVGEGGMSYVYLAHDVATQERYAIKILSPALSKDENAMARLKREAALGIRLAHPNVCHIVRMGETEDGLVYVVMPYVEGEILSDRNYRVGKTTIADCVKFINEVANGLHVAHQLTIIHRDLKPENIMICKKADGVEYAVVMDFGLAKERKAGGELQKLTATGIILGTPEFMSPEQLRGKALDSRTDIYSLALMAYEMLTSKLPFEGKNQQEMMIARLRLDPIPARNRRPDLPEAMDTALLKAMARAPEDRYQTAPEFAQALRAAAGL
- a CDS encoding M1 family metallopeptidase yields the protein MLLLALLLVGRAALSAQQSNVDVLRYRFDLRVPDRGRAVRLSSAVRFARGEGVDTLRLDLLAPMRVSRALLGCDASSAAAGFTHDGRQVRVALPAVAPSGRMAPANPVQVPAPARDTLCVTVFYEGEPADGLIISTDTAGRWRAFGDNWPDRGRHWLATVDHPSDKALVEFVVDAPAVLTVVANGTRRSITDVPGAPGRKRTTWASATPIPTYLMVVGVAPLVAHDLGETACGLASVGRCVPQRVYTAPEQARFMPGHFVEADSILRFFGALVAPFPYEQLAHVQSSTRFGGMENAGVIFYADRLFRRPNGLEVGLIAHETAHQWFGDAVTEEQWGHVWLSEGFATYFAALYTEHSRGDSVFRAEMNRIREQIVKDDVVARRPVLDTAQTVLLELLNTNSYQKGGMVLHMLRREVGDSAFFRGVRSYWLAHRHGNALTGALRQHLEREAGRDLAWFFDQWLTRPGFAEVTLSHAWDAARGELVVTARQTGRHGTYRFRLPVEVRAADGARSVVVIEVPAAQESVVRTRVELAGAPSTVTFDPWGDVLAVLRTP
- a CDS encoding histidine phosphatase family protein; this translates as MFPFPRSSLLLACAIALAPATARAQASAPTVVIIVRHADKAAQPANDPPLTEVGVARAAALADFLKDAHVGAVLHTATTRTRETARPTFERFGLTPEIIPNGPAPVVAAAIREMVARHAGKTVLIVGHSNTVMPWIAALGGPERPNLCDHHYDGLYTVIIGAGPTRMVEARFGPPNPEPTAPCATMPGRP
- a CDS encoding DMT family protein, with the protein product MPTILKTTLLLMASNLFMTFAWYGHLKHQANKAWYVAALVSWGIALFEYLLQVPANRIGYTALSLGQLKMLQEIIAIGVFIPFAVYYMKQPIRSDFIWAGLCLLGAVYFVFRGQPVAG